Within Persephonella sp. KM09-Lau-8, the genomic segment ATAATCCGTACCTGTTAAAGTAGCACAATCGTATGCCCCTGTAACTTCCTTTTTCCAGTCGTTGATAGCCTGCTGAAAACTAGCAAGGTCATTTTCTATCCAGCTCTGCATACTTGATATCCAATCGTTTGTGTCCTCTTTAGATCCTTTGCTTACCTCATTCGCACCTGCAAGACCTGTCAGCTTCATAGCATATCCTACTCCTGCCTTTGCAAGAGAACAAGCGTCCATATTTAGAGAATTAACCACATCGGAAATGGACTCGAGAGCATTCAAAATTGCAGCACATCTTTCGCAAAGGTTTGATAACACAAGCTGAAAGGCTAAAGCAGGAGCAGCCTGTAAAACTGCCTGTAGTTTTTGAACAAGGTCGTCAAACTTGAGATAAGAAAAACTACCCAGGGATATATCAACCCCACCACATCCTGCACTTACTTTAGGAGGAGAAAAAGAAAGAGGCTGGATTGTAGGGTTTGGAACCGAATATCTAACTCCTCCACCTACAAAGTAACCTCTTTTCTGAGCTTCAAATGAGCTGTTTCCCACGGTTTGAACATTGTCTACTATACTATCTACAAAATCTGACATTGTATCGGCTTTAGTACCTGAAAACACAAACACAAATAAAACGGACACAATCAAAGCTCTCATCATTTTTCTTCTACCTCCTTAAAAAGCACAACAGGATCTATACCTATATAAAAACCACGCAAAATTATCAGCTTTTGAGCCCACATAAGGATTCTTTACTCTGTCATATATCATTGAAGGGTATCCTACAGGAACACGGTTGGGATGCGGAACAGGAAATATCACCTGTTTATTATAGGCTGTTTTTTTCCATATAGGCTGATAATACGGACCACAAAGAGCCTGACTGCCCAGCCACCCCCAAAGGATACCTCTTCTGTGTAAAGAATAAACAGCCTTTTCTAAAGTCGCAGCATTAGCAGCAAAAAGATTATTTGATTTAACACTACCGGTTAAAGGGCAAACTGAATGAGCCCCATTGCACCAAAAAAGCACATCTATAGGCATTTTCCCTGTTGCAGCCATAGAATCTATAAAATTACATGCTATCTGAGCAGGAGGAGAACCGAGAACAACACATTCAGGATTTACCACCAAAGACCACATGTCATCGTTCCAGAAGAAGTCGACAACCGACATGTAGAAAAATTCTTCCTTGAAATTAAAGCAAGCAGAATCTAAAAAGAGTTGAAGATACTTAATAGGATTAAAAGTATAAGCATTAAACTGGACAAACTTTTTATCATCTCCTACTTTCTTGTGCCCTCCCTGCCCCATCTGGTCGGCTCCTGCAGCAAGACTATTTATACCCAACGGCACATTTAAACCTAATCCGGGAAAACAATAAGGGTCTTTAACCGTCTCAACAATGGCTGCCACTTCCCAATAATTTAAGGTTAATCCTATACGAGGGAAGGGATTCATGCAAATACAAATAGGAGAAGACGGTATATCAGGGGGGGCATTGTAAGACTCAGGACTACCCCCGGGAACCAAAGTCACCCCTCCAAGCTTAAGAGGAAACATGTTTTTTATAGTAGACAGAAAAACATTTATATCGTGAATTATCCTTGCCGGGTCGTTAGAACAAGCACTATAAGATTTTGTATAAACCAACAAAATAAAAGCAAACACCATGAAAACTTTACTTTGCCTTCTCATCTCTTCTTACCTTCAAAAATAAAAAGCCGTTTTTAATAGCATATTTCTTTTCTTTTAAATCCCCTTTTTCATCTACAGCAAAAACTGTTATTTTAAGCTTTTCTCCATCAACTGTAATCCTACTTACAGTCTCCTTTACCCCTAATCTGTCTTTCAGGTTTTTCCCTTCAAAATAGTAAACAGGAACTCCAAGCTCTTTTGAAACTTTATAAAAACTGCCTTCCGTAATGAGAAAAGCCACTCTTTCATTCTTAAAATACTTTTTGACAAAAGCTATCTCTCCCTTATCATCTCCATTAAAAATAACAAGGTCAATTGGTTTAAATGGTAAATATTTCAAAGGGTTAAACTTATCCCCTTTTTTATACAAAAGAACCAGTTTTCCATTTTTTACTCCATACACATCTTCAGGTACTTCAGCCCAAGGGATATGGTAATAAACTTTGGACTTTTCTGCTTTCTCTAAAACAACAATATCCGGGGGTCTGTAATTTTTTATCTTGTTCTCATATTCTTTTCTTATCTTCTCGTAATCTATAGAAGAAGCTTTTTGCTTAATTTCTAAAAGAAGGTCTTTTTCTTTTATCTCGTAAACAGACCCAAAAACCCCCAAATCTTTAGCAAATACTACAGATATAGAAAG encodes:
- a CDS encoding TraU family protein, translated to MRRQSKVFMVFAFILLVYTKSYSACSNDPARIIHDINVFLSTIKNMFPLKLGGVTLVPGGSPESYNAPPDIPSSPICICMNPFPRIGLTLNYWEVAAIVETVKDPYCFPGLGLNVPLGINSLAAGADQMGQGGHKKVGDDKKFVQFNAYTFNPIKYLQLFLDSACFNFKEEFFYMSVVDFFWNDDMWSLVVNPECVVLGSPPAQIACNFIDSMAATGKMPIDVLFWCNGAHSVCPLTGSVKSNNLFAANAATLEKAVYSLHRRGILWGWLGSQALCGPYYQPIWKKTAYNKQVIFPVPHPNRVPVGYPSMIYDRVKNPYVGSKADNFAWFLYRYRSCCAF